In one Scomber japonicus isolate fScoJap1 chromosome 6, fScoJap1.pri, whole genome shotgun sequence genomic region, the following are encoded:
- the nop53 gene encoding ribosome biogenesis protein NOP53, with product MAARRLKRVAASQPGYLGLKGSVDTAELLGGRRKRVNKNKKKNWNKHIDVNDVEAFLEDVRHQERTTGGLLSEKPDDSLFFLDVGQPQRVEQKEEEPVEGKRKKGKGSGPLRIDLILQHDSLVPPPKDVLSYQQPNAKKLRRIAQKAEQLAAKGVVPRRQKQLLNRQPVNRTTKKAVTEANNNPDREYYDIWGQEPKEAGDAWFLQQTGKKRVKRPEKLNEKPSVLPAVEVIAPGGSYNPDFFSHQALLQEAHEVEVKKQKAEDKIERQLAVNREDTATEETIYQEQVQGLIEEDEEEETVPIEDEDIAAVGAITVAEKKTERQRRKERAEKLKVQRRQANKQYTNQRQQLFQLRSIKASIKQQEQQTKANQKERLAKKEAQKSQPRRLGKLKFQAQDLEVKLSDELAGSLRQLKPEGSILKDRFKSMQKRNLIEPRERAKFKRKHKVKYVEKRAFREIT from the exons ATGGCGGCTAGGAGGCTAAAACGTGTGGCGGCCTCTCAGCCAGGCTATTTGGGTTTAAAGGGCTCTGTGGACACCGCAGAGCTGCTCGGCGGTCGCAGAAAACGCGTGaacaagaataaaaagaaaaactggaaCAAACACATCGACGTTAATGATGTGGAGGCCTTTTTAGAAGACGTCAGACACCAGGAGAGGACCACGGG GGGTCTCCTGTCTGAGAAGCCAGATGACAGTTTGTTCTTCTTGGATGTTGGACAGCCACAGAGAGTTGAACAAAAAG aAGAAGAACCTGTCGaggggaaaaggaagaaagggaaagggtCGGGTCCTCTGAGGATAGACCTGATCCTGCAGCATGACTCCCTCGTCCCACCTCCTAAAGA TGTGTTGTCCTACCAACAACCAAATGCCAAGAAACTCCGTCGCATTGCCCAGAAGGCCGAGCAGCTGGCAGCTAAAGGTGTGGTGCCACGGAGGCAGAAACAGCTGCTGAACAGACAGCCGGTCAACAGGACGACCAAAAAGGCAGTGACAGAGGCTAACAACAACCCAGACAGAGAGTATTACGACATATGGGGGCAAGAGC CCAAAGAAGCAGGAGACGCATGGTTCCTTCAACAGACTGGCAAGAAGCGTGTCAAG CGACCAGAGAAGTTGAATGAGAAGCCATCGGTGCTGCCTGCTGTGGAGGTGATCGCTCCCGGAGGTTCCTACAACCCAGACTTCTTCTCtcaccag GCTTTGCTGCAGGAGGCCCATGAGGTGGAGGTAAAGAAACAAAAGGCAGAAGACAAAATAGAGAGACAGCTGGCTGTCAACAGAGAAGACACAGCTACAGAG GAGACGATCTATCAGGAGCAGGTGCAAGGCCTGATAGAGgaggacgaagaagaagaaacggTCCCTATTGAGGATGAGGACATTGCGGCTGTGGGAGCCATCACGGTGGCAGAAAAGaagactgagagacagaggagaaaagagagggcaGAAAAATTGAAG GTGCAGCGGCGGCAGGCTAACAAACAGTACACTAACCAGCGGCAGCAGCTTTTCCAGCTTCGCTCCATTAAGGCGTCCATTAAACAGCAGGAACAGCAGACCAAAGCCAATCAGAAAGAACGCCTGGCCAAGAAGGAAGCACAGAAATCTCAGCCCAGACGCCTCGGCAAACTCAA ATTTCAAGCTCAGGACCTGGAGGTTAAGCTGAGTGACGAGCTGGCTGGCTCCCTGCGACAACTTAAG CCAGAGGGCAGCATCCTCAAGGACCGCTTCAAGAGTATGCAGAAGAGGAACCTGATTGAACCCAGAGAAAGAGCCAA GTTCAAGAGGAAACACAAGGTGAAGTATGTGGAGAAGAGGGCTTTTAGAGAGATCACTTAG
- the h3f3b.1 gene encoding histone H3.3, whose translation MARTKQTARKSTGGKAPRKQLATKAARKSAPSTGGVKKPHRYRPGTVALREIRRYQKSTELLIRKLPFQRLVREIAQDFKTDLRFQSAAIGALQEASEAYLVGLFEDTNLCAIHAKRVTIMPKDIQLARRIRGERA comes from the exons ATGGCCCGTACCAAGCAAACTGCCCGTAAATCCACTGGAGGCAAAGCTCCGCGTAAGCAGCTGGCCACAAAGGCTGCCCGCAAGAGCGCCCCTTCCACTGGTGGTGTGAAGAAGCCCCATCGCTACAG gcCTGGTACTGTGGCTCTGCGTGAGATCCGTCGTTATCAGAAGTCCACTGAGCTGCTGATCCGCAAGCTGCCCTTCCAGCGCCTGGTGAGAGAAATCGCCCAGGACTTCAAGACCGATCTGCGTTTCCAGAGTGCAGCCATTGGAGCTCTGCAG GAGGCCAGCGAGGCTTACCTGGTGGGTCTGTTTGAGGACACCAACCTGTGCGCCATCCACGCCAAACGTGTCACCATCATGCCCAAAGACATCCAGCTGGCACGTCGTATCCGCGGGGAGCGtgcttaa
- the LOC128360853 gene encoding histone H3.3A, whose product MARTKQTARKSTGGKAPRKQLATKAARKSAPSTGGVKKPHRYRPGTVALREIRRYQKSTELLIRKLPFQRLVREIAQDFKTDLRFQSAAIGALQEASEAYLVGLFEDTNLCAIHAKRVTIMPKDIQLARRIRGERA is encoded by the exons ATGGCCCGTACCAAGCAGACTGCCCGTAAGTCCACTGGAGGCAAAGCCCCACGTAAACAGCTGGCCACAAAGGCTGCTCGCAAGAGCGCCCCTTCCACTGGTGGTGTGAAGAAGCCCCATCGCTACAG GCCTGGTACTGTGGCTCTGCGTGAGATCCGTCGTTATCAGAAGTCCACTGAGCTGCTGATTCGCAAGCTGCCCTTCCAGCGCCTGGTGAGAGAAATTGCCCAGGACTTCAAGACTGATCTGCGTTTCCAGAGTGCAGCCATTGGAGCTCTGCAG GAGGCCAGCGAGGCTTACCTGGTGGGTCTGTTTGAGGACACCAACCTGTGCGCCATCCACGCCAAACGTGTCACCATCATGCCCAAAGACATCCAGCTGGCACGTCGCATCCGCGGGGAGCGTGCTTAA